One Ostrea edulis chromosome 2, xbOstEdul1.1, whole genome shotgun sequence genomic region harbors:
- the LOC125682590 gene encoding uncharacterized protein LOC125682590 isoform X6, translating to MPGGGELQPTNKNGTSSFRFGTNRQVELTLRKELDDMAKKSLAEISVKREERLKAPQTEESVTSRRLQPAFEPERRKEKRKTEPVFHDEILAKEAKKDPQFILKPVVEPPYNPLDKSQNVDHRIASVHSRKLPFSKESTITPDDMKKPKATSVGVVPSRSSVNVPGLKVIMEGRPALTSEDFALEQMMQANKMRAFTPMTPDQETPGETPLQTDREEDFDENEETMKKPAILMSEGTLQRISFKERPKPVLPFSSLKKTRRRVVESALSVATSLKSENNLLPDDNVYSRYDDVIAGIDDDLQTAVSQQEPKEEGRRVSSAVSTKSTKDLLEEAKKIAKPGSEPIWKLQGKRSPRKKDTKKDSKKDKKAQEKLKSKEKEEETDGKPRPRSERSVDEIIASLRAQSSGARTQVSDADRKIQEIMDRVMSRTSAVLSDGSEALDSKRDSDIGSEARSTPLPADGASPSGDDEDDKKEIDVPADIPEDEEVEEGLQIEEKNEKLPSEDLTSEGKTGDEEPQAPAVIEPQSLPAGVPSLQLVDVGGIEDESSSEEGEEEEVVDIKQAWEDLMAPPEVTCEDIISVQGKNVDLVDRQPIQGPVTNNVSVFSNAVSFLSTWKPITPSKYQLPEIEVEEKKPAKHVHHFCTVNNEYQLPEEYKNLGRKYHTPSKFDSAQQAARYVGGPQVTEPQDDTASEYSDFTAVQEAEEQRLAMAARRVLEETGKDTEETLEAWQQKANEVFNTVPVSLEGTKMSVKLDESRLYWTPAPPKFDVQPARVKDVLFPDYHPASLGLDLQEESAARQQEELEESSEEEEEVEVADSVEERYQELYRLLNYKSTSMEDLTDYVKAAKQREDDIKDGKIFPYEKRKLTKEEQEKLEKVNPPPLPVDTEPREPTPVVTKTTEMTDSEIFPVFVPLRRSTSDLGLTRMLDDTLLVPQDYNSAMDEISIQKSNVRQMKLNKKLLEAKEKEEAQRLQWQIEQEKMAAERVETFQEPNKKDEPTPAELALQAGRAYVILPKKNKKKSKRKGPISMERLDQIEKFLRAPSKQINRSNSMVKTAPPLERELRVPSKVRLGSRLSLPNLLDFGTFAKNKKMPKECDQREWVRDIWNVWFDQVFPPTPSESEEEEEEIEYAQDETVSPTREEKEKEKKRKDSLSSYISDALTEIEPLDDSEQNIELHQIIHEEIQKLTSQIAQGKPKPFDLCRRGALYRKVGMIKAAQIDLDLAIKMEPLLLDAYWHRHLLYLLRDEKQQAKLDLTFILKHNTRHGGAYRSMAEILRKENNPNDAIMNYSMAIKLNPRDHEAYFQRAAMYEKTDKMPLALDDFMMCKKILPTRTDAILKHAMYYFKQRNWNTAIQDFTDLLKVDPLNSMARMYRGRALSEQNQWNAAVEDLSAAIHLDPKSWQAFFYRACILRKAHPKQALHDYSVSLLINDTDENVMSYLHRGILYNSMNRFEDAIPDFDSVLKLNKDIACAHVNLGLIYMNHYENYHRAIKKFTAGIKVDPTYVRAYVCRGEAYHKIHELRSALKDFTRAIHLRPDVHHYYMYRGQLVLELGNLEMAAFCVRHASEIGSNASLGEMPTQQAVVQSFLKNYDKAIEALMAATRVKPVPPLFMLLGKTQMKAKEFKDAITSFDRALQLYKPWRREPWPVEASECHFLIGMCHIELKSYHDAKDAFTSAVKINPNYAQALYQRGVAKMKLSSRGLSREGIQDFNRALAINPKIFQAYLSRACYYGMKKNYTKAILNCNEATKLQSRSVRAYLYRGALKYHIKAYDLAIRDLDIAIGIDSTCDLAFFNRAVSYQEKKNYHKSLKDYGIVLLLGDDDRLKTKVLINRGLLYFSQKDYTNALYDFKMAAKLDPQNYRILHTLGLCYHKMDRLKEAVSVFTSCLERNPFFLDGIIARGNVYMDYGSQRGIIYARRDYERALMQNPLHLPSRVNLAYTLQVSGKFMHAWKQFTAAIEINPRFKPALEGRSIVNLQMSNTFAAFQDICESIKVAPTAELLTNRGVINQFMKDRVNAMKDYQNAIRMDPTYSLAYFNAANVYFHTRHFKQALNYYNKAVEHNLRDESALLNRAITKVMLRDSQGALADFKAAIKLSPHTAHMYFNRGNLYASMDQFDQAEKDYSKALSLKPDDPLVLKRRADIFGKLGKRDEAILDYKRAVEIQSYLSGN from the exons GAAAACTGCCATTTTCCAAGGAGTCAACAATTACCCCGGATG ACATGAAAAAACCCAAAGCTACATCAGTAGGAGTAGTACCATCAAGGTCTAG TGTCAATGTTCCTGGCTTAAAGGTGATAATGGAGGGAAGGCCAGCACTGACATCAGAGGACTTTGCCTTGGAGCAAATGATGCAG GCCAATAAGATGCGAGCCTTTACTCCAATGACCCCAGACCAGGAAACCCCCGGGGAAACACCCCTTCAGACAGATAGGGAAGAGGATTTTGATGAGAATGAGGAGACTATGAAGAAACCAGCTATACTGATGTCAGAGGGGACTTTACagagaatatctttcaaagagAGACCCAAACCTGTACTTCCATTCTCCTCTCTTAAGAAGACTCGTAGGAGAGTTG TGGAAAGTGCTCTCAGTGTTGCAACCTCATTAAAAAGTGAAAACAACCTCCTGCCAGATGACAATGTTTACAGTCGCTATGATGATGTCATCGCAGGAATAGATGATGATCTGCAAACGGCTGTTAGTCAACAGGAACCAAAAGAGGAAGGAAGGAGGGTTTCCAGTGCTGTGTCA ACTAAATCAACAAAAGATCTCCTGGAGGAGGCCAAAAAGATTGCAAAGCCAGGATCAGAGCCAATTTGGAAACTGCAGGGCAAGAGATCACCACGTAAAAAAGATACTAAGAAAGATAGCAAAAAGGACAAGAAAGCTCAAG aaaaattgaaaagtaaAGAGAAAGAGGAAGAGACTGATGGGAAGCCCCGCCCACGCTCTGAGCGCTCAGTAGACGAGATTATTGCTTCACTGAGAGCTCAGAGTTCTGGAGCTCGTAC TCAGGTGTCTGATGCTGACAGAAAAATCCAGGAGATAATGGACCGAGTCATGTCCAGGACCAGTGCTGTACTCA GCGATGGTAGTGAAGCTCTTGACTCTAAGAGAG ATTCTGATATTGGCTCCGAGGCACGTAGTACACCACTCCCAGCAGATGGCGCTTCACCAAGCGGTGATGATGAGGATG ATAAAAAAGAGATTGATGTGCCAGCTGACATTCCTGAGGATGAGGAGGTGGAGGAAG GTCTACAAATTGAagagaaaaatgaaaaacttcCAAGTGAGGACCTAACTTCAGAGGGCAAGACTGGAGACGAGGAGCCCCAG GCACCTGCTGTTATTGAACCTCAGTCCCTGCCAGCAGGGGTGCCCTCTCTCCAGCTGGTTGATGTTGGAGGAATTGAGGATGAGTCCTCATCTGAGGAGGGGGAGGAGGAGGAGGTAGTAGATATTAAGCAGGCCTGGGAGGACCTCATGGCACCTCCTGAGGTGACTTGTGAAGACATAATCAGTGTCCAGGGAAAGAATGTGGACTTGGTTGACAGACAGCCAATCCAAGGTCCAGTCACCAACAATGTCTCCGTGTTTTCTAATGCTGTGTCTTTCCTGTCAACCTGGAAACCCATCACTCCCTCCAAATATCAACTCCCAGAGATAGAAGTGGAAGAGAAGAAGCCAGCTAAACATGTCCATCATTTCTGTACTGTCAATAATGAATATCAGCTTCCTGAggaatataaaaatttaggacGAAAATATCATACTCCCAGCAAATTTGATTCAGCTCAACAAGCAGCTAGG TACGTAGGAGGACCCCAGGTAACAGAACCTCAAGATGACACTGCTTCAGAGTACTCTGATTTCACAGCCGTGCAAGAAGCTGAGGAACAGAGACTGGCAATGGCGGCGAGGCGTGTCCTGGAGGAGACGGGAAAAGATACAGAGGAAACCTTAGAGGCATGGCAGCAGAAAGCAAATGAAGTG TTCAACACTGTTCCAGTGTCATTAGAAGGAAcaaaaatgtctgtaaaattgGATGAATCTCGCCTGTATTGGACACCGGCTCCTCCTAAATTTGATGTACAGCCAGCACGGGTTAAAGATGTCTTATTTCCTGATTATCATCCAGCATCACTTGGATTGGATCTACAGGAAGAATCAGCTGCACGACAGCAGGAAGAGCTGGAAGAAAGCTCGGAGGAAGAGGAGGAGGTGGAGGTAGCTGATTCTGTAGAGGAGAGATACCAGGAATTATACAG ACTTCTGAATTACAAAAGTACATCAATGGAGGATCTAACTGACTACGTGAAAGCAGCAAAGCAGAGAGAGGATGACATTAAGGATGGAAAGATTTTTCCATATGAAAAGCGGAAGCTAACAAAGGAAGAGCAGGAAAAACTTGAGAAAG TCAATCCTCCTCCTCTCCCTGTTGATACTGAACCCAGAGAACCAACGCCTGTTGTTACCAAGACAACGGAAATGACAGACAGTGAGATATTTCCTGTGTTTGTTCCACTCAG GAGAAGCACCTCTGATTTGGGGCTGACCAGGATGCTGGATGATACTTTACTAGTTCCTCAGGACTATAACTCAGCCATGGATGAG atTTCCATTCAAAAATCCAACGTGCGACAAATGAAACTGAACAAGAAATTACTggaagcaaaagaaaaagaagaagctCAGAGACTACAATGGCAGATAGAG cAAGAGAAAATGGCTGCAGAGAGAGTCGAGACATTCCAAGAGCCAAACAAGAAAG ATGAGCCTACACCAGCAGAGCTTGCACTTCAGGCAGGGAGGGCATATGTCATCCTTCCAAAAAA GAACAAAAAGAAATCCAAGAGAAAAGGCCCAATCAGCATGGAGAGACTGGACCAGATAGAGAAGTTTCTCCGAGCTCCTTCCAAACAAATCAACCGGTCCAATTCTATGGTCAAAACGGCACCTCCCTTAGAAAGAGAATTACGGGTGCCCTC GAAAGTGAGGTTGGGGTCACGTCTCAGCTTGCCAAACCTCCTTGATTTTGGAACATTTGCAAAGAACAAGAAAATGCC CAAGGAATGTGACCAGCGTGAGTGGGTGCGTGATATCTGGAATGTGTGGTTTGACCAGGTGTTCCCGCCCACCCCCTCCGAGTCTGAGGAGGAGGAAGAGGAAATTGAGTACGCACAGGATGAGACCGTGTCACCCACACGAGAGGAGAAGGAGAAGGAAAAGAAAAG GAAGGATTCCCTGAGCAGTTACATCTCTGATGCTCTGACTGAGATTGAACCTTTAGATGACTCGGAACAGAATATTGAGCTTCACCAG ATAATCCATGAGGAGATTCAAAAACTAACCTCACAAATCGCTCAAGGAAAACCAAAACCATTTGATCTTTGTAGAAGAGGAGCATTGTATAGGaag GTTGGAATGATAAAAGCAGCTCagattgaccttgacct GGCCATCAAGATGGAGCCATTACTTTTGGATGCTTACTGGCACAGACATCTGCTGTACCTACTGAGGGATGAAAAACAACAGGCTAAATTAGATCTGACCTTCATTCTCAAGCACAACACCAGACACGGAGGGGCATACAGATCCAT GGCTGAGATTCTGAGAAAAGAGAATAATCCTAATGATGCTATTATGAATTATTCCATGGCAATCAAATTGAACCCCAGAGATCATGAAGCATATTTCCAAAGAGCAGCCATGTATGAAAAG ACTGACAAGATGCCTCTAGCTTTGGATGACTTCATGATGTGTAAGAAGATTCTTCCCACCAGAACTGATGCCATTTTAAAACATGCCATGTACTATTTCAAACAAAG AAATTGGAATACTGCCATTCAAGACTTCACTGACCTTCTGAAAGTTGACCCTCTGAATTCCATGGCTCGTATGTATCGAGGTCGCGCCTTATCGGAACAGAACCAGTGGAACGCAGCAGTGGAAGATCTCTCTGCAGCAATTCACCTGGACCCCAAAAGTTGGCAGGCATTCTTCTACAGAGCCTGTATACTGAGAAA GGCTCATCCTAAGCAGGCGCTACACGATTACAGCGTCTCTCTCCTAATTAACGACACAGATGAAAATGTCATGTCCTACCTCCATCGGGGCATCCTCTACAACTCTATGAACAG ATTTGAAGATGCCATCCCAGATTTTGACAGTGTACTGAAACTAAACAAGGACATCGCATGTGCTCATGTGAACCTTGGGCTTATATACATGAATCACTATGAGAATTATCATAG AGCCATCAAGAAATTTACAGCTGGTATCAAAGTGGATCCTACTTATGTGAGGGCATATGTCTGCCGAGGGGAAGCATACCACAAGATACATGAA TTGAGGTCTgcattgaaagatttcacaAGGGCTATCCATCTCCGCCCAGATGTCCACCATTACTATATGTACAGG GGACAACTGGTTCTTGAGCTTGGAAATCTAGAAATGGCAGCTTTCTGTGTCAG GCATGCCTCAGAGATCGGTTCTAATGCCTCACTGGGAGAGATGCCCACACAACAAGCTGTGGTCCAGTCTTTCCTGAAAAATTATGACAAG gCGATAGAGGCTCTAATGGCGGCCACTCGAGTGAAACCAGTTCCCCCGCTGTTTATGCTCCTTGGTAAGACTCAGATGAAGGCCAAAGAGTTTAAGGATGCCATCACAAGTTTTGACAGAGCCTTACAACTCTAC AAACCTTGGCGACGAGAACCTTGGCCAGTAGAAGCCTCAGAGTGTCATTTCCTGATTGGGATGTGCCACATTGAACTGAAGAGTTACCATGATGCTAAAGACGCCTTTACCTCAGCAGTCAAGATCAACCCCAACTATGCTCAG GCATTGTACCAGAGAGGTGTAGCCAAGATGAAGCTGAGCAGTCGAGGCTTGAGTCGAGAAGGAATCCAAGATTTCAATCGAGCTTTGGCTATCAACCCCAAAATATTCCAG GCTTACCTCAGCAGAGCATGCTATTATGGAATGAAGAAAAACTACACCAAGGCCATTCTGAACTGTAATGAGGCAACCAAGCTTCAGTCTCGCAGTGTCCGTGCCTACTTATACAG AGGAGCACTAAAGTATCACATCAAGGCATATGACCTTGCCATTCGTGACCTTGACATTGCTATTGGGATAGACAGTACATGTGACCTCGCATTCTTTAACCGAGCTGTCTCTTACCAAGAGAAGAAAAACTACCATAAG TCACTGAAAGACTATGGCATTGTCCTGCTGCTGGGTGATGACGACAGGCTGAAAACAAAG GTCTTGATCAACAGAGGGTTACTTTACTTCTCTCAGAAGGATTATACCAATGCTTTGTATGACTTTAAGATGGCTGCCAAACTTGATCCACAAAACTACAGGATTCTCCACACACTGGGACTCTGTTATCACAA GATGGATCGGCTGAAGGAGGCAGTAAGTGTGTTTACTTCCTGTCTGGAGAGGAATCCATTCTTTTTGGATGGAATCATTGCTCGCGGAAATGTGTATATGGATTATGGTTCGCAGAGAGGCATAATTTATGCTAG ACGTGATTATGAACGAGCTCTGATGCAGAATCCACTGCACCTACCCTCCCGTGTCAACCTGGCATATACTTTACAAGTGTCTGGAAAATTTATGCATGCATGGAAACAGTTTACAGCTGCCATTGAGATCAATCCCA GATTCAAGCCTGCCTTGGAGGGCCGTTCCATTGTTAACCTGCAGATGAGCAACACATTTGCAGCCTTCCAGGACATTTGTGAGTCCATTAAAGTGGCCCCTACTGCCGAGCTGCTGACCAACAGAGGAGTTATCAATCAG TTCATGAAAGACCGAGTAAATGCCATGAAGGACTACCAGAATGCCATCAGGATGGACCCCACCTACTCCCTGGCATACTTTAATGCAGCAAATGTCTACTTCCACACCAGGCACTTCAAACAG GCTCTGAACTACTACAATAAAGCTGTAGAACACAATCTTCGTGACGAGTCTGCCCTGCTGAACCGCGCCATCACAAAG GTAATGCTGCGAGACTCGCAGGGTGCTCTTGCAGACTTTAAAGCAGCCATTAAGCTTAGCCCACACACAGCTCACATGTACTTCAACAGAGGAAACCTGTATGCTTCTATGGATCAGTTTGATCAGGCAGAGAAGGACTACTCTAAAG ctctttctCTTAAACCTGATGACCCACTGGTGCTGAAAAGAAGAGCAGATATCTTCGGCAAACTGGGAAAACGAGACGAAGCCATACTAGACTATAAACGAGCTGTTGAAATCCAAagttatttatcaggaaactgA